One segment of Physeter macrocephalus isolate SW-GA chromosome 3, ASM283717v5, whole genome shotgun sequence DNA contains the following:
- the ZNF691 gene encoding zinc finger protein 691 yields MGSEKEQSPEQHLPEEGERGTKPWRVDDSEGSWIPDGEKEHGQASLSEGPPQDGAVPAGEPEDRSARPRPEAAEKPFICAQCGKTFNNTSNLRTHQRIHTGEKPYQCSECGKSFSRSSNRIRHERIHLEEKHYKCPNCEESFRRHSDLTTHQQDHLGRRPFRCDICGKSFSQSSALAVHYRTHLEPAPYICCECGKSFSNSSSFGVHHRTHTGERPYECAECGRTFSDISNFGAHQRTHRGEKPYRCTLCGKHFSRSSNLIRHQKTHRGEQAGKDSS; encoded by the coding sequence ATGGGCAGTGAGAAGGAGCAGAGCCCAGAGCAGCACCTGCCTGAGGAAGGGGAGCGGGGTACTAAGCCATGGAGAGTGGATGACTCAGAGGGTTCTTGGATCCCAGATGGGGAGAAAGAGCATGGGCAAGCAAGCCTGTCAGAGGGGCCACCGCAGGACGGCGCTGTCCCCGCTGGAGAGCCAGAGGACCGCTCTGCTCGTCCGAGGCCCGAGGCTGCTGAGAAGCCCTTTATATGTGCCCAGTGTGGCAAAACCTTCAATAATACCTCCAACCTGAGAACACACCAGCGGATCCACACAGGCGAGAAACCCTACCAGTGTTCTGAGTGTGGCAAGAGCTTCTCGAGAAGCTCCAACCGCATCCGGCACGAGCGCATCCACCTGGAGGAGAAGCACTATAAGTGCCCCAACTGCGAGGAGAGCTTCCGGCGGCACTCGGACCTCACCACGCACCAGCAGGACCACCTGGGCAGGCGGCCCTTCCGCTGTGACATCTGTGGCAAGAGCTTCAGCCAGAGCTCGGCGCTGGCCGTGCACTACCGGACCCACCTGGAGCCGGCGCCCTACATCTGCTGCGAGTGCGGGAAGAGCTTCAGCAACAGCTCCAGCTTCGGCGTGCACCACCGCACCCACACGGGTGAGCGGCCCTATGAGTGCGCCGAGTGCGGGCGGACCTTCAGCGACATCTCCAACTTCGGGGCGCACCAGAGGACCCACAGGGGCGAGAAGCCCTACCGGTGCACGCTGTGCGGGAAGCACTTCTCCCGGAGCTCCAATCTCATCCGCCACCAGAAAACTCACCGGGGAGAGCAGGCTGGGAAAGATTCCAGCTGA